From Paenibacillus physcomitrellae, the proteins below share one genomic window:
- a CDS encoding glutathione peroxidase: protein MNIYDFEVKNVNGESARLSRYSGKVLLIVNTASQCSYSRQFAGLQELYETYRDQGLEVLGFPCNQFNNKEPGSGAEAETHCRINHGVTFPIFEKVEVRGASTHPLFTFLTGRAPFQGFDTETPEGKWMRDFLQEKYPELYSGDGIKWNFTKFLIGRKGEVVERFETTVEPADIAAAVRGLL from the coding sequence TTGAATATCTACGATTTTGAGGTCAAAAACGTTAATGGAGAGTCTGCCCGCTTGTCCAGGTATTCCGGTAAAGTGCTGCTTATCGTCAACACGGCAAGCCAGTGCAGCTATTCACGGCAGTTTGCCGGTCTTCAAGAGCTTTATGAAACTTACCGTGATCAGGGTTTGGAAGTCCTCGGATTTCCCTGTAACCAGTTTAACAACAAGGAACCCGGGTCAGGGGCAGAAGCTGAAACTCACTGCCGGATCAATCATGGGGTTACATTTCCCATATTCGAAAAAGTAGAAGTTCGCGGCGCATCCACTCATCCTTTATTTACATTTCTGACCGGGCGGGCCCCGTTTCAAGGGTTTGATACGGAAACACCGGAAGGTAAATGGATGAGGGATTTTTTGCAGGAGAAATATCCGGAGCTTTATTCCGGGGACGGAATCAAATGGAATTTCACAAAATTCCTGATCGGGCGCAAAGGCGAGGTTGTGGAGAGGTTTGAAACCACGGTAGAGCCTGCGGACATTGCAGCGGCTGTGCGGGGGCTTCTTTGA
- a CDS encoding polysaccharide deacetylase family protein: MKIKLWAAVLMGFSLALVTDQMQAAAAAPSGQKGREYYEPRGEIVWEVPTSDKVVALTFDDGPDPVTTPAILKLLKQYDAKATFFVVGNRVDEYPDILFEEYKEGHEIGNHTYKHTYFNLTRNVPSMTEEISKTENSVLALTGQRTTLFRPPGGYYNSKLIDYTTSHGYLAVLWSWHQDTRDWAKPGVWKITDKVLKNLRSGDIILMHDHVENSVQTVEALKVILPEIKKRGYQCVTVSELLKHQRGAEPVKNNDSKKAGP; encoded by the coding sequence GTGAAGATCAAGCTATGGGCTGCTGTCCTTATGGGGTTCTCGCTTGCCCTTGTTACGGATCAAATGCAAGCTGCCGCAGCGGCCCCCTCCGGACAGAAAGGACGGGAATATTATGAACCCCGCGGTGAAATCGTATGGGAGGTGCCGACCAGTGACAAGGTCGTAGCGCTTACCTTCGATGACGGTCCTGATCCGGTTACTACCCCCGCCATCCTCAAGCTGCTTAAGCAATACGATGCGAAAGCGACGTTTTTTGTGGTGGGCAACCGTGTGGACGAATATCCAGATATTTTATTTGAAGAATACAAAGAAGGGCATGAAATCGGCAATCACACGTACAAGCATACGTATTTTAATTTGACAAGAAACGTGCCGTCCATGACGGAGGAAATCAGCAAAACAGAAAATTCCGTGCTGGCACTGACCGGGCAGCGGACAACGCTCTTCCGTCCGCCGGGAGGTTACTACAACAGTAAGCTGATTGACTATACCACAAGCCACGGCTACTTAGCGGTATTGTGGTCCTGGCACCAGGACACCCGTGATTGGGCTAAGCCAGGGGTCTGGAAAATCACCGACAAGGTGCTGAAGAACCTTCGCAGCGGCGACATTATTCTAATGCACGATCATGTTGAGAACAGCGTTCAAACGGTCGAAGCGCTTAAAGTCATTTTACCAGAAATTAAAAAACGGGGTTATCAGTGCGTAACGGTCTCCGAGCTGCTTAAACACCAGCGGGGAGCTGAACCCGTCAAAAATAACGACAGCAAAAAAGCGGGGCCTTAA
- a CDS encoding APC family permease: MFEKVKRLLIGRPMKSAELEGEKLSKLKALAILSSDALSSVAYGTEQILLVLVAAGFMALWYSLPIAVAVLALLAILITSYRQTIFAYPSGGGAYIVAKDNLGKAPSLLAGGSLLVDYILTVAVSASAGTDAITSAFPSLHEYRVTIALIMIVFLTILNLRGVTESASILAVPIYMFVVAIFVLIVCGIIKYFTAGAPVAHAEFGSAVSNVSLFLLLKAFCSGCSALTGVEAVSNAIPNFRDPAPKNAAKTLMMMGLILGSMFTGITLLAYWFGIAPEAKSTVISQIAEATFGRGVLYFIIQGVTAIILFLAANTAYSAFPLLAFMLAKDKFMPHMFMVRGDRLGFSNGILFLSVLSAVLVMVFHGDTDALIPLYAVGVFIPFTLSQAGMMVRWVRLKPSGWLGKLFINTVGMLVTLSITLIFIFTKFHQVWMAFIFLPFVVYLFYKIRIHYDNTADQLRIDLAKDKPITKGNTVIIPISGITRVVLNTVSYAKTLSNNVVAVYIGFDDESIAKMEQKWAEWDPGIRLIVLKSRYRSIMRPLYKFIQTVEWKMAAEDHVTILIPQFITKHWWENVLHNQTSIMMRAFFIRNKEVIVTTVPFHLDK, translated from the coding sequence ATGTTTGAGAAAGTAAAGCGGCTTTTAATCGGCAGACCCATGAAGTCAGCGGAACTTGAGGGGGAGAAGCTCAGCAAGCTCAAAGCGCTGGCTATTCTTTCTTCTGATGCGTTGTCTTCTGTGGCGTATGGTACCGAGCAAATTTTGCTGGTGCTGGTCGCAGCCGGATTTATGGCTTTGTGGTATTCGCTTCCGATAGCCGTGGCGGTTTTGGCGCTGCTTGCGATTTTGATTACTTCTTACCGCCAAACCATTTTTGCTTATCCAAGCGGCGGCGGCGCTTATATCGTCGCTAAAGACAACTTGGGTAAGGCTCCGAGCCTGCTCGCAGGCGGCTCTCTTCTGGTCGATTATATTTTGACGGTGGCCGTAAGTGCCTCGGCGGGAACGGATGCGATAACGTCCGCTTTTCCATCCTTACACGAATACCGGGTTACCATTGCGTTAATTATGATTGTGTTTCTGACGATTCTGAACCTTCGAGGGGTTACCGAATCCGCCTCTATTTTGGCGGTGCCGATCTATATGTTTGTTGTGGCGATCTTTGTGCTGATCGTTTGTGGAATCATTAAGTATTTTACGGCTGGCGCTCCGGTTGCCCATGCTGAATTTGGTTCGGCGGTTTCGAATGTCAGTCTGTTTCTGCTGCTTAAAGCCTTCTGTTCCGGATGTTCGGCGTTAACCGGCGTTGAAGCCGTCTCAAATGCCATACCAAACTTCAGGGACCCAGCTCCTAAAAATGCGGCCAAAACGCTGATGATGATGGGGCTTATTCTGGGTTCGATGTTTACCGGAATTACGCTGCTTGCTTATTGGTTTGGCATTGCGCCGGAAGCCAAGTCAACGGTTATATCGCAAATTGCCGAAGCCACGTTCGGACGCGGTGTCCTCTATTTTATTATCCAGGGCGTTACTGCGATTATTTTGTTCCTGGCTGCCAATACCGCATATTCGGCATTTCCGCTGCTGGCGTTTATGCTGGCTAAGGATAAATTCATGCCGCACATGTTTATGGTTCGCGGCGATCGCCTAGGCTTCTCAAACGGTATTTTGTTCTTGAGCGTGCTCTCCGCCGTTCTCGTGATGGTGTTCCATGGGGATACGGATGCTTTGATCCCGCTTTACGCGGTCGGCGTGTTTATTCCTTTTACACTTTCGCAGGCGGGAATGATGGTCAGATGGGTCCGGCTTAAACCAAGCGGCTGGCTGGGCAAACTGTTCATTAACACGGTCGGCATGCTGGTGACACTCTCCATTACACTGATCTTTATCTTTACCAAATTCCATCAGGTATGGATGGCCTTTATCTTTCTTCCTTTTGTCGTCTACCTGTTCTATAAAATCAGAATTCATTATGATAACACGGCAGATCAGCTGCGGATCGATTTGGCCAAGGATAAGCCGATTACCAAAGGGAATACGGTTATTATTCCAATTTCCGGCATCACCCGGGTTGTGCTGAATACCGTCAGTTATGCCAAAACGTTGTCCAACAACGTGGTCGCGGTTTACATCGGCTTTGACGATGAATCGATTGCAAAGATGGAACAGAAATGGGCGGAGTGGGATCCGGGAATCCGGCTCATTGTGCTGAAATCGAGGTACCGCAGCATCATGCGTCCGCTGTATAAATTCATTCAAACCGTAGAGTGGAAAATGGCGGCAGAGGATCATGTCACGATCCTGATTCCTCAGTTTATTACGAAGCATTGGTGGGAAAATGTGCTCCACAACCAGACCAGCATTATGATGCGCGCTTTCTTTATCCGCAACAAGGAAGTCATTGTGACAACCGTGCCCTTCCATCTGGATAAATAA
- a CDS encoding YitT family protein — protein MPGKHRKLSMKEIFVRFIFITAGAILAGVALEIFLVPNNIIDGGITGISIMMNQLTELPLGLFLFVLNLPFLIIGYKQVGKTFAFSSLYGIVVLSLTTTILHHVEAFTQETILAVLFGGLLLGLGVGLVLRFSGSTDGAEILAILISKKTNMPVGQIILITNVLIFIVAGFYLGWDSAMYSIFTYYIASKVMDIVVEGLDESKSVTIISKEYEEISQAIMDRLGRSTTFMYARGGYTKEDTQVVYCVVSRLELAKLKAIVTEIDRNAFLAVEHVSDVSGGNFAKKSIH, from the coding sequence ATGCCAGGGAAACACAGAAAGTTATCGATGAAAGAGATTTTCGTGCGGTTTATCTTTATTACGGCAGGTGCGATCCTCGCGGGTGTAGCGCTTGAAATATTTTTGGTTCCGAACAACATTATTGACGGTGGGATTACGGGTATTTCCATCATGATGAATCAGCTGACCGAGCTGCCGCTGGGCCTGTTTCTGTTTGTGCTGAATCTTCCGTTTCTGATTATCGGCTATAAGCAGGTTGGAAAAACGTTCGCTTTCTCTTCTCTGTACGGAATTGTCGTGTTGTCTTTGACAACGACGATTCTCCACCATGTCGAGGCTTTTACGCAAGAAACCATTTTGGCGGTGTTATTCGGCGGACTGCTGCTCGGTCTCGGAGTAGGTCTGGTTCTCCGTTTCTCGGGTTCTACGGACGGCGCGGAAATATTGGCCATTCTGATTTCGAAGAAGACCAACATGCCGGTAGGGCAGATTATTTTGATTACGAATGTGCTGATCTTTATCGTTGCCGGATTTTATCTCGGCTGGGATTCCGCGATGTATTCGATCTTTACGTATTACATTGCGTCCAAAGTGATGGACATTGTCGTAGAAGGTTTGGATGAATCCAAATCGGTGACGATCATTTCCAAGGAATACGAGGAAATCTCTCAGGCGATCATGGACAGACTTGGCCGCAGCACAACTTTTATGTATGCCCGCGGAGGTTATACGAAAGAAGATACCCAAGTCGTGTACTGCGTAGTCTCCCGGCTTGAGCTTGCCAAGCTTAAAGCGATCGTGACTGAAATTGACCGCAATGCCTTCTTGGCCGTTGAGCATGTGTCGGACGTTTCAGGCGGCAATTTTGCCAAGAAAAGCATTCATTAA
- the msrA gene encoding peptide-methionine (S)-S-oxide reductase MsrA, which yields MEKATFAGGCFWCMVTPFDELPGIHGIISGYSGGSVENPTYEQVKKGDTGHYEVVQITFDPELFPYERLLELFWQQIDPTDDGGQFHDRGSQYRTAIFYHNEKQKELAEASKAAVAASGRFDKPIVTEILETAPFYEAEDYHQDYHKKNTKHYKEDRGKSGRDEFINEHWKH from the coding sequence ATGGAGAAAGCGACTTTCGCCGGAGGTTGTTTCTGGTGTATGGTGACACCGTTTGACGAGCTTCCGGGGATTCATGGGATTATATCAGGATATTCGGGCGGCAGCGTCGAGAACCCGACTTATGAACAAGTGAAGAAAGGCGATACGGGACACTATGAAGTCGTCCAGATTACATTCGATCCGGAACTGTTCCCTTATGAGCGGCTTCTTGAGCTGTTCTGGCAGCAAATTGATCCGACGGATGACGGAGGACAGTTCCATGACCGGGGCTCCCAGTACCGGACGGCTATTTTTTATCATAATGAGAAGCAGAAAGAGCTGGCGGAAGCCTCCAAAGCAGCAGTAGCGGCCAGCGGTCGTTTCGATAAGCCGATCGTGACGGAAATTCTGGAGACGGCGCCGTTTTATGAGGCAGAGGATTACCACCAGGATTATCATAAGAAGAACACAAAGCATTACAAAGAAGACCGGGGAAAGTCCGGGCGTGACGAGTTTATTAACGAGCACTGGAAACATTAA
- a CDS encoding L,D-transpeptidase → MPNYRIIVDLSDHMLYLLDNDVVVRGFPVATGAMLTQTPYGDYTIVNKQSDPGGPFGAFWMGLSKPHYGIHGTNDPSSIGKSVSHGCIRMYNEDVLTLSAMVPIGTRVSIRP, encoded by the coding sequence ATGCCTAATTACAGAATTATTGTTGATCTTTCGGATCATATGCTTTATCTGCTGGACAACGATGTCGTGGTCCGGGGATTTCCGGTCGCCACCGGCGCCATGCTGACCCAAACGCCTTATGGAGATTATACGATCGTCAACAAGCAGTCCGATCCCGGAGGCCCCTTCGGAGCGTTTTGGATGGGACTTTCGAAGCCCCATTACGGCATCCACGGCACCAACGATCCCTCTTCGATCGGCAAATCCGTTTCCCATGGGTGCATCCGTATGTATAACGAGGATGTGCTAACACTCTCCGCTATGGTGCCCATAGGCACAAGGGTTTCGATCAGACCTTGA
- a CDS encoding HAMP domain-containing sensor histidine kinase gives MRRKLNAERKQVSILSYWSLRYLLILFIGCAIIALVSIYWIRETARDNRLQTSELFVLDVADRVTGQTGLEIPPQLDELVENRLHFFKLDRDFCLMILDKNDRLVYSMPKITQQQMEEKWNPDNWKSRHPEYATVSVPVLRGGHEVGRVALLQSAKSLTTSKSVIVVIVILLVTFALSGWLTIYLLSSRLSHPLKQITVAAGRIRSGNYDIGNLQVTSQEREISELIGSFQEMASRLKQLEEWRMLSLAGVSHELKTPVTSIKGLIHAVKDKVVEETEAEEFLELALKETGRLDRMVADLLDYNALAAGNVSVRSDRIELNDLLAEVVRQWRLLDEHEAADLQLNLLGEEMYVIGDALRIRQIVINLLNNSFQAAHQERKPVIGVALERVDQEKIRIVVQDNGIGVSSEDLPNIFERFYRGERRTARPRGLGLGLTYSRLLAQAMGGELELIDSTQEGSSFGLTLFRA, from the coding sequence TTGCGTAGAAAGCTGAATGCGGAGAGAAAGCAGGTCTCGATTTTATCTTATTGGTCGCTGAGGTATCTTCTTATTTTGTTTATAGGCTGTGCTATTATTGCGCTGGTGTCTATTTATTGGATACGGGAAACAGCCCGTGACAACCGGCTGCAGACGTCGGAATTGTTTGTCTTGGACGTTGCGGACCGGGTTACGGGACAGACAGGACTAGAAATTCCGCCGCAGTTGGATGAGCTGGTGGAGAATAGGCTGCATTTCTTTAAGCTGGACCGGGACTTCTGTTTAATGATTCTGGATAAGAACGACAGACTCGTGTACAGCATGCCGAAGATTACGCAGCAGCAAATGGAAGAGAAATGGAATCCTGACAATTGGAAGTCACGTCATCCGGAATATGCTACCGTGTCGGTTCCTGTACTCAGGGGAGGTCATGAGGTGGGCCGGGTTGCACTCCTGCAGTCGGCTAAATCCTTGACGACCAGCAAGTCCGTCATAGTCGTGATCGTCATCCTGCTCGTCACCTTTGCCTTATCGGGCTGGCTGACCATCTATTTGCTCTCAAGCCGTCTTTCTCACCCGCTTAAGCAAATTACGGTTGCTGCCGGTCGTATCCGGAGCGGGAACTATGATATTGGAAATCTGCAAGTGACCAGTCAGGAACGGGAAATTTCGGAGCTGATCGGGTCGTTCCAGGAGATGGCTTCACGGCTCAAGCAGCTGGAGGAATGGAGAATGCTGTCGCTCGCGGGCGTAAGCCATGAGCTGAAGACGCCGGTAACCTCGATTAAAGGGCTGATCCACGCGGTGAAAGATAAAGTGGTGGAAGAAACGGAAGCGGAGGAATTTCTGGAGCTCGCGCTCAAGGAAACGGGCAGACTGGACCGCATGGTAGCCGATCTCCTGGATTATAATGCACTGGCGGCCGGAAACGTCAGTGTCCGCAGCGACCGGATCGAGCTGAACGATTTGCTTGCTGAGGTGGTTCGGCAGTGGAGATTGTTGGATGAACATGAAGCCGCAGATCTGCAGTTGAATCTCTTGGGTGAGGAGATGTATGTCATCGGAGATGCGCTCCGCATCCGGCAAATTGTGATCAATTTGCTGAACAACAGCTTTCAGGCGGCGCACCAAGAGCGCAAGCCAGTAATTGGGGTTGCGCTGGAAAGGGTCGATCAGGAGAAAATCCGGATTGTTGTGCAGGATAATGGAATCGGAGTGAGCTCGGAGGATCTGCCGAATATCTTTGAACGGTTCTATCGGGGCGAACGCCGGACGGCTCGTCCGCGTGGACTGGGTCTTGGTTTGACGTACAGCCGGCTGCTCGCCCAAGCCATGGGCGGAGAGCTTGAACTGATCGACTCTACCCAGGAAGGCAGTTCATTTGGTTTAACCCTGTTCAGAGCCTGA
- a CDS encoding response regulator transcription factor codes for MQELLIVEDEEAIARVLSSYLKKAGFQVTSCMDGIAALQTFREGAFDLVLLDIRLPGLDGFEVLKRIRETSPCPVIMLTARDLMDDRLQGLNGGADDYMIKPFVPDEVVARVKAVLRRRPIYDDRSGRQHFGSLLIDSEAKRVFLQGQELALSPRDLDVLLFLSSKPNRVFTREQLIEEVWGFDYEGSDRAVDLSIKRLRKLLSGWPPEQGEIRTLRGSGYSFCVES; via the coding sequence ATGCAGGAACTGCTGATCGTAGAGGATGAAGAAGCCATTGCACGAGTCTTGTCCTCCTACTTGAAAAAAGCCGGTTTTCAGGTCACTAGCTGCATGGATGGTATAGCCGCCCTACAAACATTTCGTGAGGGGGCTTTTGATCTGGTGCTGCTCGATATCAGGCTTCCGGGGCTGGATGGCTTTGAGGTGCTCAAGCGGATCCGGGAGACAAGTCCCTGTCCGGTCATCATGCTGACAGCCCGTGACTTGATGGATGACCGGCTTCAGGGACTGAACGGCGGAGCCGATGATTATATGATTAAACCGTTTGTCCCGGATGAGGTAGTGGCAAGGGTAAAGGCGGTACTGCGCCGGCGTCCGATTTATGACGACCGCAGCGGACGGCAGCATTTCGGATCGCTGCTGATTGACAGTGAAGCGAAGCGAGTGTTTCTGCAGGGACAGGAGCTGGCGCTCAGCCCGCGTGACCTTGACGTGCTTCTCTTCCTGTCGTCGAAGCCCAACCGGGTGTTTACCCGGGAACAACTGATTGAGGAGGTTTGGGGGTTCGACTATGAAGGGAGCGACCGGGCCGTGGATTTGTCGATTAAACGGCTGCGTAAGCTGCTGTCCGGATGGCCTCCGGAACAAGGAGAAATCCGGACATTAAGGGGAAGCGGGTATTCATTTTGCGTAGAAAGCTGA
- a CDS encoding YceI family protein, with the protein MNKRGWMITAGALVLVILAGGSTFLKSYMGNNVEISSVIPVEAAAAGGVNEAASAGTGEAVRAEQLNEEWTITDGSKVYLSVSTSQETVNFVNEKVSGSWNVSLDNPDAMSGSGKIDMTANDSGNKLRDEHIRGAEFFDAAQFPEATFTARSFENLPQEWTDGTAVPFNLTGTLTVHGTPKEVTFNAQALYKGGQLLMSGTTVVTFSDFGMTNPHTVVLSTENDIKVQLELVLTQS; encoded by the coding sequence ATGAATAAAAGAGGCTGGATGATCACAGCGGGTGCTTTGGTCCTTGTGATCCTTGCAGGAGGTTCCACTTTCCTAAAATCGTATATGGGTAATAACGTAGAGATCAGCAGTGTTATTCCGGTTGAAGCAGCTGCGGCGGGCGGGGTGAATGAAGCGGCATCAGCCGGAACCGGAGAGGCCGTTCGGGCTGAACAATTAAACGAGGAGTGGACGATTACGGACGGTTCCAAGGTTTATTTGTCCGTGTCCACCTCCCAGGAAACTGTTAACTTCGTTAACGAGAAGGTCAGCGGCAGCTGGAACGTCTCCCTGGACAACCCGGATGCCATGTCCGGCAGCGGCAAAATCGACATGACTGCCAACGACTCCGGCAACAAGCTGCGGGATGAACATATTCGCGGAGCTGAATTTTTTGATGCCGCCCAGTTCCCCGAAGCTACTTTTACAGCCCGTTCGTTCGAGAATCTGCCGCAGGAATGGACAGACGGAACGGCTGTTCCGTTCAACCTGACAGGAACACTTACCGTTCACGGCACCCCGAAAGAGGTCACTTTCAATGCGCAGGCTCTGTACAAGGGAGGTCAACTGCTGATGTCCGGAACAACGGTTGTCACGTTCAGCGACTTCGGCATGACAAATCCGCATACGGTGGTGCTGAGCACCGAAAATGACATTAAGGTCCAACTAGAGCTTGTCTTAACCCAATCCTGA
- a CDS encoding GNAT family N-acetyltransferase, whose amino-acid sequence MNGSAKIKKTEIVGDLILLRYAEKGDLADYTAFLEDKEMMVLTGSFSVSFTAEQNAAWLERIGQPGKDRVDFMIVPKDSKRLIGEVVLNDIDWDNRSANIRIAIGSAHGRGKGYGQEAMRRMVEYGFRVLGLHRIHLGVYTFNPRAIHVYEKIGFKHEGIERDALYQDGEYHDMIRMAILEHEFKE is encoded by the coding sequence ATGAATGGCAGTGCGAAGATCAAGAAGACGGAAATTGTCGGTGATCTCATCCTTCTCCGATACGCGGAGAAAGGGGATCTGGCCGATTATACAGCTTTCCTGGAGGATAAAGAAATGATGGTTTTGACCGGTTCGTTCTCGGTTTCATTTACCGCTGAGCAGAATGCGGCCTGGCTCGAGCGGATCGGTCAGCCTGGCAAGGACCGTGTTGATTTCATGATCGTCCCGAAGGACAGCAAGCGCCTGATTGGCGAAGTGGTGCTGAATGACATCGATTGGGACAACCGGAGCGCCAACATCCGGATTGCGATCGGCAGTGCGCATGGACGAGGTAAAGGTTATGGGCAGGAAGCGATGAGACGGATGGTTGAATATGGGTTTCGGGTGCTGGGGCTGCACCGGATTCACCTTGGCGTTTATACCTTTAATCCAAGGGCTATCCATGTCTATGAGAAGATCGGTTTCAAACATGAAGGAATCGAACGGGATGCGCTTTATCAGGATGGGGAATACCACGACATGATCCGGATGGCTATTCTGGAGCATGAGTTTAAAGAATGA
- a CDS encoding extracellular solute-binding protein: MTVSGLLLILSLLLVLSGCENASNRDDVGNISADGGGQPITLKMMHIWPESSSAQQYKLVSQIIDQYEQDNPNVTIEQEVFENEQYKNKLKVLSASNELPDVGITWAAGFMDPYVKGDLFADLDDVLDRPGLKDKFFPGTVEAYSVDGKTYALPIELNITPVYYNKEIFAKYNLRVPTTYEEFKQVVKTLASHGVEPIALGNKDRWTGSLWYMYLADRIAGSDTLSKAINATGTFEDPGLIKAAQEIQNLVDMNAFNRGFNGLSNEEGKAEFMDGKAAMSLMGTWEIPNFTTNPDVPQEFKDKVGFFKFPTVAGGKGDINSWVGGPGAGLFIAKNSKIKEEAKKFVAYFVAKWGEQSVTDAGVIPATKVDPSSMDLPQIYVDLLGELNKASNITLFADVQMKPDAAQVHLNMIQALFGEAVTPEEFAKKHQEAAQKNK; encoded by the coding sequence ATGACGGTTTCCGGCCTGCTGCTGATTTTGTCCCTGCTGCTCGTCTTATCCGGGTGTGAGAATGCCTCGAATCGGGACGATGTCGGGAATATCTCCGCGGACGGAGGGGGGCAGCCGATTACGCTGAAGATGATGCACATTTGGCCGGAAAGCAGTTCAGCCCAGCAGTACAAACTGGTCAGCCAAATCATTGACCAATATGAGCAGGATAATCCGAACGTGACCATCGAGCAGGAAGTGTTTGAGAACGAGCAGTATAAAAATAAATTAAAAGTGTTATCCGCTTCCAACGAGCTTCCCGATGTGGGGATTACTTGGGCGGCAGGATTTATGGATCCCTACGTGAAAGGGGATTTGTTTGCCGATCTGGATGACGTTCTGGATAGACCCGGGCTGAAAGATAAATTTTTCCCCGGTACGGTAGAGGCCTATTCTGTGGATGGCAAAACCTACGCGCTGCCTATTGAACTGAATATAACGCCTGTTTACTATAACAAAGAAATTTTTGCAAAATATAACCTGCGGGTTCCTACTACGTACGAGGAATTTAAGCAGGTCGTCAAAACACTGGCCAGCCATGGCGTCGAACCTATCGCACTCGGCAATAAGGACCGCTGGACAGGTTCATTGTGGTATATGTATCTGGCGGATCGGATTGCCGGCAGCGATACGTTGTCTAAAGCGATTAACGCGACCGGCACATTCGAAGATCCCGGCCTTATTAAAGCCGCGCAGGAAATACAAAACCTTGTGGATATGAACGCCTTTAATAGAGGTTTTAACGGCTTGTCCAATGAAGAGGGCAAAGCGGAATTCATGGACGGCAAAGCGGCGATGTCTCTAATGGGAACCTGGGAAATTCCCAACTTCACGACGAACCCTGATGTTCCGCAGGAGTTTAAGGACAAAGTGGGTTTCTTCAAATTCCCTACTGTCGCAGGCGGAAAGGGCGACATCAACAGCTGGGTAGGAGGCCCCGGAGCCGGGCTGTTTATCGCCAAGAATTCCAAGATTAAAGAGGAAGCAAAGAAATTTGTTGCTTATTTCGTAGCCAAATGGGGCGAGCAATCGGTCACGGATGCCGGCGTGATCCCGGCAACCAAAGTAGATCCTTCCAGCATGGATCTGCCGCAAATTTATGTCGATCTGCTTGGCGAATTGAACAAAGCGAGCAACATCACTTTATTTGCCGACGTGCAAATGAAACCGGATGCGGCCCAGGTTCACTTGAATATGATTCAAGCTTTGTTTGGCGAAGCCGTAACGCCTGAGGAGTTTGCGAAGAAACATCAGGAAGCGGCACAAAAAAACAAATAG
- a CDS encoding response regulator transcription factor, whose product MVRTILIVDDEPGTRQGIRKTLELWADGRYRIECAANGVEAAEWLAHNTAHLLITDVRMPEVSGLDLIRSLEDRPDRPATVVISGYAEFEYVQTALRFGTVGYLLKPIDKDELLEITERALKQEEERHLAEKLAKLVDPKLFAINEEHLRPNGPVGEVMAYVDDHLQEHLTMAEMASKVHLNASYFSVLFKEQAGIPFSEYVTRRRIQRAKELLTQTRLSVGEIAEQVGYNTDKYFIKVFKQLEQISPSRYRHEMSNFQ is encoded by the coding sequence GTGGTCCGAACGATATTGATCGTTGACGATGAACCGGGAACCCGCCAGGGCATTCGGAAGACACTCGAGCTTTGGGCGGACGGCCGATACCGGATAGAATGCGCTGCAAACGGGGTAGAGGCAGCCGAGTGGCTGGCGCACAATACGGCCCATCTGCTGATTACGGATGTCCGGATGCCTGAGGTCAGCGGCCTGGATTTGATTCGTTCACTCGAGGACAGGCCGGATCGTCCAGCAACGGTTGTGATATCCGGTTATGCCGAATTTGAATATGTGCAGACGGCTTTACGTTTCGGAACGGTAGGATACCTGCTTAAGCCGATTGACAAGGATGAGCTGCTGGAGATTACGGAACGCGCTTTGAAGCAGGAAGAAGAACGGCATCTTGCGGAGAAGCTTGCTAAACTGGTGGATCCGAAGCTTTTTGCTATCAATGAAGAGCATCTCCGGCCTAACGGTCCGGTGGGTGAAGTGATGGCGTATGTGGATGACCATCTGCAGGAGCATCTGACGATGGCGGAGATGGCTTCAAAGGTGCATTTGAACGCAAGTTACTTCAGCGTCTTGTTCAAAGAGCAGGCGGGCATTCCGTTCAGCGAATATGTAACCCGCAGACGAATTCAGCGGGCCAAGGAGCTGCTGACGCAAACCCGGCTCTCTGTAGGGGAAATCGCCGAGCAGGTCGGCTACAACACCGATAAATATTTTATCAAGGTGTTTAAGCAGCTCGAACAAATCAGCCCAAGCCGCTACCGGCACGAGATGTCCAATTTCCAATAA